The following coding sequences lie in one Oscillospiraceae bacterium genomic window:
- the uvrA gene encoding excinuclease ABC subunit UvrA, giving the protein DKPEVEQIDGLSPAISIDQKTTSNNPRSTVGTVTEIYDYLRLLYARVGIPHCPICGAVIKRQSVDQIVNRIMELPIGTKVQVLAPIIRAKKGEHIKELTGASRSGFVRARVDGSIYDLSEEIFLDKNKKHTIEIIVDRLMINEEAEGRLSGSVETAAALSKGLVTVLYDDDQEMSFSQNYACPEHDIDLEELTPRAFSFNNPYGACSKCSGLGILMKIDPAKVVPAPLLSIKEGAIRAGGWNYDSGGICQMYFEGLASHYGFSLDAPYHTLSEKAKEVLMYGTKGEKIQLRYNGAGAHTSYMHDFEGIINNLNRRYSETTSDYSKKEIESMMSSEDCPECRGDRLKPEILAVTVGDKNISDLCKLPITDMIAFFDHIKFSKTELLIAERIIKEIETRLGFLRDVGLEYLTLARSASTLSGGEGQRIRLATQVGSGLTGVLYILDEPSIGLHQRDNAKLLATLKGLRDLGNTLIVVEHDEETMREADTIVDIGPGAGIHGGEVLYVGPPEGLKDCKNSITSDYLFGRKAIEVPYRRRKPTGALKIFGAAENNLKNIDVTIPLGVITCVTGVSGSGKSSLVNDILFAYLSRELNGSNERPGKFERIEGIEQLDKVIDIDQSPIGRTPRSNPATYTGLFTDIRDLFTQTQDARAHGFGPGRFSFNVRGGRCEACQGDGIIKIEMHFLPDVYVPCEVCGGRRYNKETLEVKFKGKNIYEVLEMTVDEGVEFFSSIPKIHKKLSVLQEVGLGYIKLGQPATTLSGGEAQRVKLSAELARRSTGKTVYLLDEPTTGLHTADVHKLVEVLQKLVAGGNTIIVIEHNLDVIKIADHLIDLGPEGGDKGGEIVVCGTPEQVIKCEKSYTGQYLKRVLKK; this is encoded by the coding sequence GGACAAGCCCGAGGTCGAACAGATCGACGGGCTCTCCCCGGCTATCTCGATTGACCAGAAGACCACGAGCAACAACCCGCGTTCCACGGTCGGCACGGTCACCGAGATCTACGACTATCTGCGTCTGCTCTATGCGCGCGTCGGTATTCCGCACTGCCCCATCTGCGGCGCTGTGATTAAGCGCCAGAGCGTTGACCAAATCGTCAACCGGATCATGGAGCTGCCGATCGGCACCAAGGTGCAGGTGCTTGCGCCGATTATCCGCGCCAAAAAGGGCGAACATATCAAAGAGCTGACGGGCGCTTCGCGCAGCGGTTTTGTCCGAGCACGCGTCGACGGCTCTATTTATGATCTTTCCGAAGAAATTTTCCTCGATAAAAATAAGAAACACACGATTGAAATCATCGTCGACCGCCTGATGATCAACGAGGAGGCAGAGGGTCGTCTCTCGGGCTCGGTCGAGACCGCCGCCGCGCTCTCCAAGGGCCTGGTCACGGTATTGTATGACGACGATCAGGAGATGTCGTTCTCTCAAAATTACGCCTGCCCCGAACACGATATCGACCTCGAGGAATTGACGCCGCGCGCATTTTCGTTTAATAATCCCTACGGAGCTTGTTCCAAATGTTCCGGTTTGGGCATCTTGATGAAAATCGATCCCGCCAAAGTCGTTCCGGCCCCGCTGCTCTCGATCAAGGAGGGTGCGATCCGCGCGGGCGGCTGGAATTACGATTCCGGCGGCATCTGCCAGATGTACTTCGAAGGGCTTGCGTCTCACTACGGCTTCTCGCTCGATGCACCTTATCACACACTTTCCGAAAAGGCCAAAGAAGTGCTGATGTACGGCACCAAGGGCGAAAAGATTCAGCTGCGCTATAACGGCGCGGGTGCGCATACCAGTTACATGCACGATTTCGAAGGCATCATCAACAACCTCAACCGTCGCTATTCCGAGACCACGAGCGATTATTCCAAAAAGGAAATTGAGTCGATGATGAGCAGCGAGGACTGTCCCGAATGCCGCGGCGACCGCCTGAAACCCGAAATTTTAGCCGTGACGGTCGGTGACAAGAACATCAGCGATTTGTGCAAGCTGCCGATCACCGACATGATCGCATTCTTCGATCATATCAAATTTTCAAAGACCGAACTCCTCATTGCCGAGCGCATTATCAAAGAGATTGAGACCCGTCTGGGCTTTTTGCGAGATGTGGGTTTAGAATATCTGACCTTAGCGCGTTCGGCCTCGACGCTTTCGGGCGGCGAGGGGCAGCGCATCCGGCTTGCGACCCAAGTCGGTTCGGGCCTGACCGGCGTGTTATATATTCTTGACGAACCGAGTATCGGCCTGCATCAGCGCGACAACGCCAAGCTGCTTGCAACACTCAAAGGACTACGTGATCTCGGCAACACGCTAATTGTGGTCGAGCATGACGAGGAGACTATGCGAGAAGCCGACACGATTGTCGATATCGGGCCGGGCGCGGGCATCCACGGCGGCGAAGTGCTCTATGTCGGCCCGCCGGAGGGACTGAAGGACTGCAAAAATTCCATCACTTCCGATTATCTGTTCGGGCGCAAAGCCATCGAAGTACCCTACCGCCGCCGTAAACCTACGGGTGCTTTAAAGATTTTCGGAGCAGCGGAAAACAACTTGAAAAACATCGATGTAACCATCCCGCTCGGCGTCATCACCTGTGTGACCGGCGTCTCGGGCAGCGGAAAATCGTCGTTAGTAAATGATATTTTATTCGCTTACCTCTCGCGCGAACTCAACGGCAGCAACGAGCGGCCCGGAAAATTTGAGCGGATTGAGGGCATCGAGCAACTCGATAAAGTTATCGATATCGACCAGTCGCCGATCGGCAGAACGCCTCGTTCCAACCCGGCGACTTATACCGGTCTATTCACCGATATCCGCGATTTGTTCACCCAGACACAGGATGCGAGGGCGCACGGCTTCGGTCCGGGACGGTTTTCGTTCAACGTGCGCGGCGGGCGCTGCGAAGCCTGTCAGGGCGACGGAATTATCAAAATCGAGATGCACTTTTTGCCCGACGTCTATGTTCCCTGCGAGGTCTGCGGCGGCAGGCGGTATAATAAAGAAACCCTTGAAGTGAAGTTCAAGGGCAAAAACATCTATGAGGTTTTGGAAATGACTGTTGACGAGGGCGTTGAGTTCTTTTCAAGCATTCCGAAAATCCACAAGAAACTGTCAGTTTTACAGGAAGTCGGCCTCGGCTACATCAAGCTCGGGCAGCCGGCGACGACCTTATCCGGCGGTGAGGCGCAGCGTGTCAAGCTCTCAGCGGAACTGGCGCGCCGTTCGACCGGAAAGACCGTCTACCTGCTCGACGAGCCGACCACCGGCCTGCACACCGCCGATGTCCACAAGCTCGTCGAAGTGCTGCAAAAGCTGGTCGCGGGCGGCAATACGATCATCGTGATCGAGCACAACCTCGACGTGATCAAAATCGCCGACCACCTCATCGACCTCGGACCCGAGGGCGGCGACAAGGGCGGCGAAATCGTGGTCTGCGGCACCCCCGAGCAGGTGATTAAGTGTGAGAAGTCCTATACGGGGCAGTATTTGAAGAGGGTTTTGAAGAAGTAA
- a CDS encoding zinc ribbon domain-containing protein: MKICSNCGTENMDDTQKFCNKCGYCLPSEKPTFVNSSSSDSAPATIDDCVKPDKLTQNLVFWSERLEKWGKILFWIIIIFGIIKSIVDSFVVVGTDYFGDPKTEFQVLVLFTGLITYGMAAFIEYLIYHALSLLIGALGSIVKHTRATALLTEFEIRKKHQ, translated from the coding sequence ATGAAAATTTGCTCTAATTGCGGAACGGAAAACATGGATGACACTCAAAAGTTTTGCAACAAATGCGGATACTGTTTACCTAGCGAAAAACCGACTTTTGTGAACAGTTCTTCATCCGATTCGGCACCCGCAACGATCGACGATTGCGTTAAGCCCGATAAATTAACGCAAAACTTGGTTTTTTGGTCGGAAAGGTTGGAAAAATGGGGTAAGATTCTGTTTTGGATTATTATCATTTTCGGTATTATCAAATCAATCGTCGATTCGTTTGTAGTCGTCGGAACAGATTATTTCGGAGACCCGAAAACGGAGTTTCAAGTGTTGGTATTGTTCACCGGATTGATTACATACGGCATGGCTGCTTTTATCGAATATTTGATTTATCATGCCCTTTCATTATTAATCGGTGCGTTGGGGAGTATTGTGAAACACACGAGAGCGACTGCGTTGCTGACGGAATTCGAAATCAGAAAAAAGCATCAATAA
- a CDS encoding DUF1003 domain-containing protein, with amino-acid sequence MQNKEKLIRELVKSADKELGDEQLIHLLLANKVSLNVGDEEEKGTFGQRAADAVAKFVGSWLFIGSFLGVLFIWITLNILLYLKAFDPYPFILLNLLLSCIAAIQAPLIMMSQNRQEQKDRARAENDYQVNLKNELILSDLHEKIDLLIQNQERILKHIEKK; translated from the coding sequence ATGCAAAATAAAGAAAAACTGATTCGGGAACTGGTGAAAAGTGCCGACAAAGAGTTGGGCGACGAGCAATTGATTCATCTGCTGCTGGCAAACAAGGTCTCGTTGAATGTCGGGGACGAAGAGGAAAAGGGGACTTTCGGACAGCGGGCGGCGGATGCAGTTGCAAAATTCGTGGGCAGCTGGCTGTTTATCGGCAGCTTTTTAGGGGTACTTTTTATCTGGATCACTTTGAACATCTTGTTATATCTCAAAGCGTTCGACCCGTACCCGTTCATTTTATTGAACTTGCTGCTGTCGTGCATCGCTGCGATTCAAGCCCCGCTGATTATGATGAGCCAAAACCGACAGGAGCAAAAGGACCGCGCCCGTGCCGAAAATGATTATCAGGTCAATTTGAAAAACGAATTGATTTTGAGTGATTTGCATGAGAAAATCGACCTATTGATTCAAAATCAAGAGCGGATTTTAAAACATATTGAGAAAAAGTAA
- a CDS encoding alpha/beta-type small acid-soluble spore protein encodes MSSNNNNGGGYGSGGNKGSYGYSGKNVRTNLRRLKDETSKELGIDLNDIDTLTTYQAGMVGGNMVRKMIDIAKNS; translated from the coding sequence GTGAGCAGCAATAACAACAACGGCGGCGGTTATGGCAGCGGCGGCAACAAAGGCAGCTACGGTTATAGCGGCAAAAATGTCCGTACGAACTTGCGGCGTTTAAAGGATGAAACGTCAAAAGAGTTGGGCATTGACCTGAATGATATCGATACGCTTACTACGTACCAGGCCGGCATGGTCGGCGGCAATATGGTCCGGAAAATGATTGATATCGCAAAGAACTCCTAG
- a CDS encoding alpha/beta-type small acid-soluble spore protein, translating to MSNSNQSGSTKKVRDTLNRFKTETTTELGIDLSDIDNLRTIDAGRVGGNMVRKMINIAKNS from the coding sequence GTGAGTAACAGTAATCAATCGGGCTCAACTAAAAAAGTCCGTGATACACTGAACCGTTTCAAGACCGAAACGACTACCGAACTGGGTATTGACCTGTCCGATATCGACAATCTTCGTACTATCGATGCCGGCAGAGTCGGCGGTAATATGGTCCGGAAAATGATTAACATCGCTAAAAACTCTTAG
- a CDS encoding alpha/beta-type small acid-soluble spore protein, with amino-acid sequence MSSNYTSNSKSARDTLNRFKMESSKELGVDLSSVDTLTTVQAGSVGGRMVQKMINIAKNS; translated from the coding sequence GTGAGTAGCAATTACACGAGTAACAGCAAGAGCGCGCGCGATACCTTGAACCGTTTCAAGATGGAATCGTCCAAGGAATTGGGCGTCGATCTTTCTAGTGTTGACACACTGACCACTGTCCAGGCCGGTTCGGTCGGCGGCAGAATGGTTCAGAAAATGATCAATATCGCTAAGAACTCTTAG
- the rpsI gene encoding 30S ribosomal protein S9, with the protein MYDTVPYFYGTGRRKSSVARVRLYPGSGNITINDRTIDDYFGLDTLKLLVRQPLVLTETTAKFDIVCNVDGGGVSGQAGAIRHGISRALLKFDENLRLTLKKAGLLTRDPRMVERKKYGLKKARRAPQFSKR; encoded by the coding sequence ATGTACGATACAGTTCCTTATTTTTACGGCACGGGCAGAAGAAAGAGTTCGGTTGCCAGAGTCCGCCTCTATCCGGGCAGCGGCAACATCACGATCAACGACCGTACCATCGACGACTATTTCGGCCTTGACACCCTCAAGCTGTTGGTTCGCCAGCCGCTGGTGCTGACCGAGACCACCGCGAAGTTCGACATCGTCTGCAACGTCGACGGCGGCGGTGTCTCCGGCCAGGCGGGCGCCATCCGCCACGGCATTTCGCGCGCACTGCTGAAGTTTGACGAAAACCTCCGCCTGACGCTGAAAAAAGCCGGTCTGCTCACGCGTGACCCGAGAATGGTCGAGCGCAAAAAGTACGGACTCAAAAAGGCCCGTCGCGCGCCTCAGTTCTCAAAGAGATAA
- the rplM gene encoding 50S ribosomal protein L13, translating into MSTFMPKGDEIVREWYVIDAAGKPMGRIAAQAAAVLRGKHKVIFTPHVDCGDNIIIINAAKAVLTGNKTEKKFYRYHTGYIGHLKSIQYKTMMENDPERAMYLAVKRMLPSNSIGRNSLSRLKIYAGADHKQEAQKPKTLAYQD; encoded by the coding sequence ATGTCCACATTTATGCCAAAGGGCGACGAAATCGTCCGGGAGTGGTATGTGATAGATGCAGCCGGAAAGCCGATGGGCAGAATTGCAGCTCAGGCAGCGGCTGTTTTGCGCGGAAAGCACAAGGTCATCTTCACACCCCATGTCGACTGCGGCGATAACATCATCATTATCAACGCCGCCAAAGCAGTTCTGACCGGCAACAAGACCGAGAAGAAATTTTACCGCTATCATACCGGCTACATCGGCCATCTCAAATCCATCCAGTATAAGACCATGATGGAAAATGACCCCGAAAGAGCCATGTATCTTGCAGTCAAACGCATGCTGCCGTCCAATTCCATCGGCAGAAACAGTTTGTCCCGCCTAAAGATCTATGCCGGCGCCGACCACAAACAGGAAGCCCAGAAACCCAAGACCCTCGCGTATCAGGATTAA